GAAATACTGCTCTGGCTGCTGTTGACGTTGGCATATAACACTGAGTCTCAGTTGGAGCGCGAAGGCCGACGCGGCGGCGAGCGCAAAAGCTCCGATTCGCTGATTCGCGTGGCAACGCTGCCGTGGCACATCGTCAAGGCGCTGCTGCTGTCGATACCGAAACTACTGCTGCTCACCATCGTCTATCTGGCCGGTATCGCCGTGGCCGTGGCCGCGTTGGGACTGCCGGTGCGCACCATCTCGTGGTATTTCACTGCGAGCCGGGGCGTTCCGGTTCCGCTGCTGGATGATATGCCGTTCTCCGTCTCCGGTCTGGCACTTGGTGGGTTCATGGCCATCGGTTGGCTGATCACCGTATTCGGGCCACAGTCGGCCATGCCCCGGTTGGGTGCCGGCGTGCTGCGCGGCATCAGGCACAACGACCTCGAACCGATGGCGCAACCAGGGGCAGACGGTCTGCCGGCCGCATCAATCCCTCGGCAAGGCAGCCGCGGCACGGTGCTACTCACCCTATGGATCATCATCACGCTGGTATTGTGCGCGCTGCCGCTGCTGGGCATGCCAATCAGTTGGGTCCCGCTGGCGTAATCTGCATTACTTTTACAGGGAATTCACCTCCCAGCTGATCTGTACGCGGTCTTCCTCAGGGCCGGTCATTATGATGGGCCCCAAATATCGAAGCGATTTCAAGGGGAGATCCATGTCAGATCCGAAGCGTCAGGCTAAGCGCGCCACCCGCGCCGAGCGACGTGCGGCCGAGGCGGCGGCCCAGCAGGCGCAGGCCGAACAGGCAGCCAAGGAGCGTAAGCAGCAGACCATCATCGGCTGCATTGTGGTGGCCATTATCGTGGTGCTGGTGGCCATCGCTGGATTCGCCGTATACAAGGCCATGCAGCCGTCCAACACCAGCAGCAGTAGCCAACAAAGCAACATGACCGTGGACGAGGCCTACAGCAAGCTCAAGAAAGTCAGCACCCAGCCGGCTAACGCCGACGACAAGGCCGGCTTCGTGATCTCCAACAAAGGGTATGGCCAGAAGGCCGAGGGGGCTCCCACCATATCCATCTATATGGAACCGCTGTGCCCCGGCTGTGCCTCGGTGAACCGCCAGCTCGATCAAACGCTCGTCAAGCTGATGAACGCCGGCCAGCTCAACATCGATTTGCACTTCCTCAATTTCCAGGACAACAAGAGCTCCGACAACTACTCCAACCGCGCGTTCAACGGTGCCATCTACATTGCCGAGCATGATGACGATCCCCACCACCTCATGAGCTACCTCTCCAATATCTACGCTGAGGATTTCCAGCCGGGCGAATTGTCCAATTACGAGCCGGTAGGCAACGCCAAGCTGGAGAAGCAGGCCGTCAAGGCCGGCGTGAGCGAGGATGTGGCCGCCGCGGCGTTCAGCGGCAAGAACGAATACCTCGACTGGCTCACCGCCTCCAACAACTACACGATCCTGCGCCCCGAACTGTTCAACAGCTCCGGCGCCTTCTCCTCCCCCACCCTGACCATCAACGGTGAATACTGGGATCTGAAGCAGCTCACGTTGGCGGATACCAGCATGGTGGACGGATTCCTCAAGTCCATCGGATTGGACGCCGACCAGGTGGGCGTGGGAGGCAAGATGCCTTCAATCGGCGCGGACGGCAAGCCGATTTCAGTGGCCTCCTGATGCACCGGCCCGGTCGATGCCCTAGGACCGGCGTCGACCGGGCCGCTCACGCCTCCGCCCGAATTGACCACTCGGGAACTACCGGTATACTAGTCATTTGTTCGCAACACTGCTTATGCACGTTGGGATTATGCCTCTTTAGCTCAGATGGCCAGAGCGGCCGCCTTGTAAGCGGCAGGTCGTCGGTTCGATCCCGACAAGAGGCTCGTCGCGCAGGAAAAAGCGTATTATGGGTATACGTAGTTTTTTCTACGCACATCATTCTTACCTTGGGTAAGTGCTCCAGGAGCCTTCCCCCCAACTATGGGCTTCCTGGAATGAGGGCGGAGCGTCCCCCAACTAGCTCCGCGCCTTAAAGGGGGCGGGAACATCCCCTTCTCTCCCGCCCCCCTTTTTTTCTTTTCTCTGCCGTCCTGCAACCGAGCAGGAATGGTGATAGTGCCGAACGAATAAGCCATGCAAACCAGACCAGCCGTTACGATGGGTGGCGTAGTTGTCAGCAGTAAGGAAGAGGAACATCTATGGCACGGCGTTGGACCCCGCAGCGGTTTGTTACACTGCGTCGCATCCGCGTAATTGCCTGTGCTACGGCACTCACCGTGGCGATGGTCGGCTCGTTTGCATTCACCGCAAAAAAATCCGTGGCCCTAAACATCAATGGCCAGACCACCCAGGTCACCACCTACGCTATGACCGCATCCCGCCTGCTCGAGGAGCAGGGCATCGACGTGAAAACCCATGACATCGTCGAGACCTCGTCCGGCAATCAGCTTGCCGATCATGCCGTGGTCACCGTGCGTTCCGCATACCAAACCACCATCACCATTGACGGCACTTCCGTACCATTCTGGACCGTGGCCACCAGCGCAGACCAGTTGCTCGGCTTCTTTGAGGAGAACAACGCCAACGCCGCCAAAATCACGGTCAATATCAATAACGTGTACAACCAGCTCACCGGCGGTCTGGTCATCAACCAATCCGGCCCGGTCACCGTCATCGCGGACGGTAAGACTTCCGAAGCCCCCAATGGCAAACTGCCGGCTGCATCCATTCTGGATTCCAAAGGCATCACGCTGGGCAAAGAGGATCGCATCAGCGTGGAAAAGAACGGCGATGAGACCATTCTGCGCGTGCAGCGCGTGACGCATGGCGTGGAAAACCGCACCGTGGTCGTACCGTTCTCCACACAGACCGTCATCGACCCTAATCTGGCGCCGGGGCAGTCCGAGATCCGCCAGCAAGGGCAAAACGGCGAGAAGACGCAGATCTATAACGTCACCTATGTAGATGGCGTTGCCGAATCGGAAACACTACAATCCGAGAACGTCACCACGATGGCCGTTGACCAGATCATCGCCATCGGTCCAGCGAAGGCTGAATCATCCACCACCGATTCCGGCAGCACTGACAACAATCAGGGCAATTCCGGATCCAATAAGCCAAATGATTCCGCAGATAATTCGTCCAACGAATCCAGCAAACCCACCGATACCAATAAGCCCAACAAGCCCGAGAACACCGG
This sequence is a window from Bifidobacterium breve DSM 20213 = JCM 1192. Protein-coding genes within it:
- a CDS encoding aggregation-promoting factor C-terminal-like domain-containing protein; its protein translation is MARRWTPQRFVTLRRIRVIACATALTVAMVGSFAFTAKKSVALNINGQTTQVTTYAMTASRLLEEQGIDVKTHDIVETSSGNQLADHAVVTVRSAYQTTITIDGTSVPFWTVATSADQLLGFFEENNANAAKITVNINNVYNQLTGGLVINQSGPVTVIADGKTSEAPNGKLPAASILDSKGITLGKEDRISVEKNGDETILRVQRVTHGVENRTVVVPFSTQTVIDPNLAPGQSEIRQQGQNGEKTQIYNVTYVDGVAESETLQSENVTTMAVDQIIAIGPAKAESSTTDSGSTDNNQGNSGSNKPNDSADNSSNESSKPTDTNKPNKPENTGTTDNKNDSGTGNTGNTSGNTGNTGGNTGSTDNSQNENTGSDNSSPSTPTPDPAPSGRLWHPTVAQAQSYAAGAAAQRGWTGNDWTCLVKLWNRESSWLWYKENKSSGAYGIPQSLPASKMAAFGANYRDDAAVQIDWGLWYIAQRYGSPSVAWQHSEQTGWY
- a CDS encoding DsbA family protein, with product MSDPKRQAKRATRAERRAAEAAAQQAQAEQAAKERKQQTIIGCIVVAIIVVLVAIAGFAVYKAMQPSNTSSSSQQSNMTVDEAYSKLKKVSTQPANADDKAGFVISNKGYGQKAEGAPTISIYMEPLCPGCASVNRQLDQTLVKLMNAGQLNIDLHFLNFQDNKSSDNYSNRAFNGAIYIAEHDDDPHHLMSYLSNIYAEDFQPGELSNYEPVGNAKLEKQAVKAGVSEDVAAAAFSGKNEYLDWLTASNNYTILRPELFNSSGAFSSPTLTINGEYWDLKQLTLADTSMVDGFLKSIGLDADQVGVGGKMPSIGADGKPISVAS